AGACTTGAGGTGGCTTAAAGGTCGAAGGAAGGCGGACGGAGCTTGCCGTCGCGAAGCTGAGGAGCGACAGCGCAGCCGGGATGGCTGTCCAGAGCTTCATTGTGAATCAAATGAAACGAAAGTGGTCATCAACGATACTGGCGGCGCTTCCCCGTTTACAATTGGATCGTCACAGTCGTATCTCGTGACGTCGGATGCTCGATGTAAAGATCCGTCGAGACGCCGATGAAATATACCAAACCAACTAACCAAGCCGACCCGCTTCACGCTTCGAGACAGCTTGCATCAATCGATTGTAGCTGTCCCTGTCCCGTGTCGTGCAGGGATCAAGAAGCTTACGTTGCGTTTCATGTGCCACATGAGATGTCGAAGATGTGGCTGGTGAATCAACCGCTGCGCCACGTCTCCAGGATGtcatatctacctacctaattaATCAATACCTATCTAATTGCCAGGTACCCTGGTACCTAGCTGCGTCATTTCAGCTTGGCAAAACTGCAGTTGTATCGTACGACCGACCCCTCATCGCAATTGCCCCGCGGTATCCCTCTGCTGTCATTGTGTTGTACCTGCCTTTAGGCACGAGATATTTTTACACAACAAACCAGggcggtaggtaccttacacTAGGTAGGAGAAGTCTAAAACAGTAGGTGCGTTTCTCCAACCATTTCAATTGAGCGGCGGGGTTTAATAAAATTTTCTGCTCACAGCCAGTGTTTTGTCTGGCTCagcaaggaaaagaaaggtACATACAACGTATGAGGTAACAATCTACTCCCTTGCAGCCTTAGCAGGTAGCTCTTGTGGTTTACTGCGATTCACGCTTCATTTTGCGGAGCCTCGAGATTAGATAATGCTCCAGTCGGTGACTTATTTTGCTTTGGGCACATGAGTTCATTCATGTTCTTGTCGGCGTATATCTTTCTTCAACAAGAACAATCTAACGACCCAACAGCTGCATAGTACACTTAAATACCTACAAAGTCCTTAACCTGCTCATTGCCTGAGTGCTTGAGATTTTGGTAACATCAATACGCCCATACGCCCTACTTTGACGTTGTAGGGTCTTATCCATATTCTATATATATTTTACCTACGTCAACCGACAGTCCACGACAAAATGGTAGGCTTGGGTCCGAAGAAGCCGCCACCACGCAGGGGCAGTAAGTTATTTTCTTCACATGTTTTGTTTCCATTCTGGCGTACATAAATTCCTCAGGCTTCTCTAGGTTTAGTGTGACCCAACACTACTCCGATCTTGGGCAGTGCCGGGCGATCTTCTTGTGGTCGCTTGGCCTCGCTTATTATACAGAGAACAACGGACAGCCCGTTCTGGGCCATTTTGGGCAATGAACAGAACATCATGGCGGTTGGAGTTGCTGGGTGTCACAATCCCTTTTCATTCGGTCACTCAAGGGCAACTTTCTTTACTGCTATCAGAACTATTTAATTTTGAGTTTGGCTCGAGGATGGACCCCAAGACAGAAGCTTCTAGCTGTAGTCACCATTCGACTCACACAGAAGAAAGCACTGCTGGAAGAACATCCAATCCGACGACAGCCAGCCACATGCACTCCCGAATACCAAGCCAACCAACCATACCAAACCAGGCAGGCGTCAAGCGATCCGAGGAGACATACCCGAATTCTTCAAAGGCTTGGTAAAGAGGGGAAATACCGCTGGTAGTGGAAGCGGCTTCTCACGCACGACACTATTGCATCACACCCCCCGGCACACCACAAATTTGCCTGTTCACTCGTCTCCTTGCACCCTCAAGCACTTGTCAAAACAATCCTTTCCCATTCAATCTGCCTGCGCCTCAACATTTAGCTCGCTGTCCCGCATCCAGTATTTCCACATAGATCACTTTGCGCCAGTTCGCACTGTCATGCTCTATCCAAGAGCAAAAGCACTGCAGTGTTGATTACGAAATCCAAAGCTACTTACCTCTTCGGGCACTTGGTGAGCCTGCAATAAACATTCCCTCGAGCTTCCAACTCAGCCGCCTAAGCTCTACTCCGGCCTCCAAGTGTGAGAATCAATTCAACACaagcttttgtttttgtacCTCCATCATCCCTGTTTCAGCTCAACACTTATCATCTCGATATAAACTTCCTCTTGAATCATTCACCCCTGTCGCACCCAGAGGAACAGCTTGAACAAGGGCGTAAGCAGCTAGTGAAATCTCGAGATGTCGTGGACTGTGAACAACGGGACCTTTGTTTCCACTAGGAGACAACACCAGTCATATTCACCTCACAACTCTCGCGCAGGCATGCACTTCCGCTGCTCAGTATATTCCGAGCTCTTTGAAACTGACTGAGAATACTGAACAGGCACCATGGTGGACGCTCCGAAGGATCTCGTCAAGGAGATCAAGGACCTTGAGGAGATGTTCACTGTAGATACCGCCAAGCTCAAGCAAATCACCAATCACTTTGTCGGCGAGCTTGAGCGGGGGTTGAGTGTAGAAGGCGGGGACATTGTGAGTGTGTGACCTCAGTTGGCCTGCAAGCAAGGCTCTGTTCGAATGAACAAAATATGACGCCATGGAGATGGATACCAAAACCCATTGTAGAGCTCACAACTGACATTTGGTCACAGCCTATGAACCCTACGTGGGTCATGTCCTTCCCGGACGGCTACGAGACCGGGACATTTCTGGCCCTTGACATGGGTGGTACAAACCTGAGGGTCTGCGAAATCACGCTCACTGACCAGAAGTCGGAGTTTGACATTATCCAATCCAAATACCGGATGCCCGAAGAGCTCAAGACCGGCCAGTCCGATGAGCTTTGGGACTATATCGCCGACTGCCTGCTCCAGTTCATTGAGACTCACCATGGAGACCCAAAGAAGATTGAGAAGCTGCCTTTGGGCTTCACCTTCTCTTACCCTGCAACTCAGAACTACGTCGATGAGGGCATCCTGCAGCGATGGACTAAAGGCTTCGATATCGCCGGCGTCGAAGGAAAGAATGTCGCGCCAATGCTGATGAAGGCACTGTCTGAGAGGGTGAGTTATGGTATCCGATAAATATGTGACAAGCTGAAGGGCCCAAACTAAGGACCGCAACCAGGGCGTGCCCGTCAAACTCGTGGCTCTGATCAACGACACCACTGGCACCCTCATTGCCTCGGCTTATACGGACACCCAAATGCGCATTGGCTGCATCTTTGGCACTGGTTGCAATGCTGCTTACATGGAGGAATGTGGTTCTATTCCCAAGCTGGCGCATATGAACCTGCCCCCAGAGACGCCCATGGCTATCAATTGTGAATGGGGTGCTTTCGACAACCAGCACAAGGTTCTTCCGAGGACCCCCTACGACGTGAAAATCGACGAGGACTCTCCCCGGCCTGGACAACAGGCGttcgagaagatgatcgccGGATTATACCTGGGAGAGATTTTCCGTCTTATTCTGGTTGACTTGCATGACAACCATGAGGTCCGCATCTTCAAGAACCAGGACATCTCCAAGTTGCGACGCGCCTACACCCTCGACTCGTCGTTCCTTTCAGCTATCGAGGAGTAAGTTTCCCGCAGTTGATAAACTAGCAAAAATGAGTACCCCAAAAGGAATACTAACATGAACATAGCGACCCCTGGGAGAACCTGTCCGAGACCTTGGACCTGTTCCAGGACAAGCTCAACTTGGTTCCTAACCGGAACGAGCTCGAACTCATCCGACGCACTGCGGAGCTGATCGGCACTCGAGCTGCCAGACTTTCAGCATGCGGTGTGGCCGCAATctgcaagaagaagaactaCCGCTCTTGCCATGTGGGCGCCGATGGATCTGTCTTCAACAAGTATCCCAACTTCAAGCAGCGGGGTGCCCAGGCCCTCAGGGAGATCCTCGACTGGCCTGCAAAGGAGGATCCCAAGGAGGAGGATCCTATTGAGATTCTTGCGGCTGAGGATGGCAGTGGTGTAGGTGCCGCGCTCATTGCTGCGTTGACGCTAAAGAGGGCCAAAGAGGGTAATTTCCACGGCATCAGCAACCCAGAGAACTTTAAGTGAGGTGACAGTTTGTCCCTCAACGGGATTCGGCGTACGTCGGTCTCATGATGCACCACACTATTGCAACGGATCATGAACCAAACCCATACGCAGCTATCCAGATTGTAGACCTTGATAGATTTCTCCGCCCTATGTCCCGAGAAACAACCTAAAACCCCTTTCCCATCCCTTCAAGATCTATGTATTTATGCGGATATCGTGAACTGAttataaaaggggttgaGAGTTGTTGTGCCAAAATCGGTTTGCGAAACACCTCGGACTTAAGATAATTAATGGCAATACTGGACACAAGTCTGGATCATCAGCCCAAAAAGGTGCACACTGGTAGGCGATAATCTGCCAGTAATGGATTAGCACAGACCTCGCATAGGATCGATTCACGTTTAGATATCCGTGACAAGGAGGGCATCCAGGGAAGATGTGCAAACTTACTGTCAAGAGTCCAGTACCTCCTCTTAACACCCTCCCACTCTCCTTTGCCAGCCTCGGCCATTCGATCCATGTCAACAGGGACGTCGGTCCAGTCTACATCGAGCCCTGCCTCAGCTAGATGCATCTCAGAAACGTTGATGTAAACATCGTAGCAAATTCGCCTGTCGGCTCCCAGTCCATTGAAGAAACCGAATCGACCCTCGGAATCAAGCAGACCTGGTATAAACTCGGTAAAGAACATGCGGAGCTGGCTGTAGTCCTCACCGAACGTGTCAAAGTAGATTGCGTCGTATACCTCTCCAGCCTCGAGGAGTTCACGGCAGACGTCTTGCCATCTGCCTTGATGCATCTTGAAGGCGCCCGGTTCAGGCCCGGACTCTTCCCAAGCCGCGCCGAACTTTGAGTCCGGTGCGGTCTTGGCATGTTGGATCACGGCGGGATGTGCCTCTATGATGTGGTGCCGGGACGGCTTTGTTTCTGCAAACATGCTGTCGATGATTCCCATACCGAAGCCGACATTCAGGATCCGTTTGCCAGCGGGCAGCTCAGGCAGCAGGGCATCGACGCTGCGGCGCATGATATCCGTCTCCCAAGCCATCATGACGCCGTTGCCGGCATCGTCAACCAGCGCGCCAGCGTTGTAGGTCAGTTTGGACGCGAGGTAGGCTTCGCTCTCGACGGTGTGCTTCTCCGTCGGGGCGTCGGCGACGACCGCGGCCTTCAAGGCATCCACGTCGACGAGCTCCGGCGCCTCTTCGCCATTCTCAATATCCAAGTCCACCACCTCCACTGCCTCCTCCTGCTCCATCTCGCTGTCGCCGCTCGAGAGCGCCTCGTAGCCGTCCATCAGCCCAAACAGCATCTCGGCGCGCACGCCGGCGTCGCGgcacatggcgtacaggtcGTCCAGCCCCTCACGCAGCGCCACACATCCGGGCGTCTCGTCCTTGTCGTCGACGTCGTTCCAGATGGCACCGGACCAGAACAGCTCCGTTAGGGTCTTGCGCGCCAGGTCCATGGTTGCAGTGTCGTCGGCGGCAGTGCCGGCGGCAGCCCGCACGGCGGCGTGCAGCGGGGTCTCGCGCGTCTCTGGGTCCTGCACGCTGGCCTTGCCGGGCTCATCTAGCAGCTTCTTGAGCAAGGGCGCATCGTGGGCAGCTGCAGCGCGGAGGATCGCGGCCGTCTCCTCGGGGCAGGATGGTGATATGCGCGGCTGGGCTTGGGGTGGTGCGGTGGCGGCCGGCGCCGTTGGGGGTGCGGCGGTGGCCATGGTGGGTAAACTGGGATAAGGAGAGCTTGGTATGGTTGATTGAGAGGGTGAAAATGTTGTTGGAGTCGGTGTGTGTATGTACGGCACTTTGGCGCAATTTCCAGACTGTTTTTTCttgcgattttttttttctaggaCGGACCCCTCCGGCTTGCTACGGCAGGAATGCGGGGCACTTTGACGGACTTGGCTTCCGGGCCCGAGCCGTCATGGTGTGGACCGCGCATCGGGTTTGTTTGACTCAACTTTTTCAGTCGGAAAACCTACCCTGTATCAATGGACTACCTGATATCATTAATTGCCCTGGATCGACAAGATCCATGGCAGAGGCGGCTGTCTAGAACTTTTGACGCGCATAACCGGCTCGAAGA
The Pyricularia oryzae 70-15 chromosome 1, whole genome shotgun sequence DNA segment above includes these coding regions:
- a CDS encoding hexokinase, with product MVDAPKDLVKEIKDLEEMFTVDTAKLKQITNHFVGELERGLSVEGGDIPMNPTWVMSFPDGYETGTFLALDMGGTNLRVCEITLTDQKSEFDIIQSKYRMPEELKTGQSDELWDYIADCLLQFIETHHGDPKKIEKLPLGFTFSYPATQNYVDEGILQRWTKGFDIAGVEGKNVAPMLMKALSERDRNQGVPVKLVALINDTTGTLIASAYTDTQMRIGCIFGTGCNAAYMEECGSIPKLAHMNLPPETPMAINCEWGAFDNQHKVLPRTPYDVKIDEDSPRPGQQAFEKMIAGLYLGEIFRLILVDLHDNHEVRIFKNQDISKLRRAYTLDSSFLSAIEDDPWENLSETLDLFQDKLNLVPNRNELELIRRTAELIGTRAARLSACGVAAICKKKNYRSCHVGADGSVFNKYPNFKQRGAQALREILDWPAKEDPKEEDPIEILAAEDGSGVGAALIAALTLKRAKEGNFHGISNPENFK
- a CDS encoding arginine N-methyltransferase 2, with the protein product MATAAPPTAPAATAPPQAQPRISPSCPEETAAILRAAAAHDAPLLKKLLDEPGKASVQDPETRETPLHAAVRAAAGTAADDTATMDLARKTLTELFWSGAIWNDVDDKDETPGCVALREGLDDLYAMCRDAGVRAEMLFGLMDGYEALSSGDSEMEQEEAVEVVDLDIENGEEAPELVDVDALKAAVVADAPTEKHTVESEAYLASKLTYNAGALVDDAGNGVMMAWETDIMRRSVDALLPELPAGKRILNVGFGMGIIDSMFAETKPSRHHIIEAHPAVIQHAKTAPDSKFGAAWEESGPEPGAFKMHQGRWQDVCRELLEAGEVYDAIYFDTFGEDYSQLRMFFTEFIPGLLDSEGRFGFFNGLGADRRICYDVYINVSEMHLAEAGLDVDWTDVPVDMDRMAEAGKGEWEGVKRRYWTLDNYRLPVCTFLG